One region of Primulina tabacum isolate GXHZ01 chromosome 1, ASM2559414v2, whole genome shotgun sequence genomic DNA includes:
- the LOC142550790 gene encoding leucine-rich repeat receptor-like serine/threonine/tyrosine-protein kinase SOBIR1, whose protein sequence is MKMALPRIRFSFLILYFFMIILLVQSTLNLHAPDHAALSLIRRDFGIRTAGERNPCDSAGIFCERRISNNSYVLRITRLVFESQQLKGKISPGIGQLSELKEISLKDNHFFDQIPFQIAECQKLEFLNVAKNRFSGEIPPGLSSLVRLRVLDLSSNKFTGNLKFLKHFPNMEKLNFADNMFAGKLPVSLRSFRNLRFINISGNSLLEGPLPLMNQVEDFSAKFAEERNSIPRRYMFAEKFNQTNPAMGPSSSQESAPSPRAVVAPHKPKKNRRKIVGWIVGFLAGALAGSASGFVFSLIYTLIMFLIKGRGKDKSLKIFSPIIKNPEDLAFLQEEDGLASLEIIGRGGCGEVYRAVLPGSDGKEIAIKKVSHSPRDSEEHPDEESKLLDKKMRQIRSEIQTVGEIRHKNLLPLLAYMPRPNCHFLVYEYMKNGSVQDYMQHVSQGNKQLDWRTRFKIALGIASGLEYLHMNHTSRIIHRDLKPANVLLDDEMEARISDFGLAKAVPEYKTHVTTSNIAGTAGYIAPEYHQTFRFTDKCDIYSFGVLLGGLVTGKFPSDEFFQHTEEVGLVKWMRNVMTSEDPKRALDPNLLGNGYEEQMLLVLKVACFCTLDNPKERPNSKDARCMLSQIKH, encoded by the coding sequence ATGAAAATGGCTTTACCTCGAATCCGTTTCAGTTTCTTgatcctttatttcttcatgaTCATTCTCCTTGTTCAGTCAACATTGAATCTTCACGCTCCTGATCATGCTGCTCTCTCTCTTATCCGCAGAGATTTTGGCATCCGCACTGCTGGGGAGAGGAATCCATGTGATTCCGCCGGAATATTCTGCGAGAGAAGAATCTCAAACAATTCATATGTTCTTAGAATCACTCGTCTTGTCTTTGAGTCCCAACAGCTGAAAGGAAAAATCTCCCCTGGAATAGGGCAGCTCTCTGAGCTGAAAGAGATTTCCTTAAAAGACAACCACTTTTTTGACCAAATCCCATTTCAAATTGCTGAATGCCAAAAACTTGAATTCCTAAATGTCGCGAAAAATCGGTTTTCAGGTGAAATCCCGCCTGGATTATCATCATTGGTCCGCCTCCGGGTCCTCGACTTGTCATCAAACAAGTTCACTGGCAATCTGAAATTCTTGAAGCACTTTCCTAACATGGAAAAGCTCAATTTCGCTGATAATATGTTTGCTGGAAAATTACCTGTTTCTTTGAGATCCTTTCGGAATCTCCGATTCATTAACATCTCTGGAAACAGTTTACTCGAAGGTCCATTGCCATTGATGAACCAAGTGGAGGATTTCTCTGCAAAATTTGCGGAAGAGAGAAACTCAATCCCGAGACGTTACATGTTTGCAGAAAAATTTAATCAGACAAACCCAGCTATGGGACCTTCTTCGAGTCAAGAATCTGCCCCATCTCCCAGGGCAGTAGTGGCACCTCATAAGCCCAAGAAAAACAGAAGGAAGATAGTGGGCTGGATTGTTGGATTCCTGGCTGGAGCTTTAGCAGGAAGTGCTTCTGGATTTgtgttttctttaatttatacgctgatcatgttcttgatcaAAGGGCGTGGAAAGGACAAAAGCTTAAAAATCTTCAGCCCCATTATCAAGAATCCTGAGGACCTAGCTTTCCTGCAAGAAGAAGATGGATTAGCCTCGCTTGAAATCATAGGAAGAGGTGGATGTGGAGAAGTGTACAGAGCTGTTCTACCGGGAAGTGATGGAAAAGAAATCGCCATTAAAAAGGTATCCCACAGCCCCCGAGACTCAGAGGAACACCCAGACGAAGAAAGCAAGCTTTTGGACAAAAAGATGCGCCAAATCCGATCCGAAATTCAAACTGTCGGCGAAATCAGGCACAAGAATTTACTCCCCCTCTTAGCCTACATGCCAAGGCCCAATTGCCATTTCCTCGTGTACGAGTACATGAAAAATGGAAGCGTACAAGACTACATGCAACACGTGTCTCAAGGAAATAAACAATTAGATTGGCGGACTAGATTCAAGATTGCGTTAGGCATCGCTTCAGGCCTCGAGTACCTCCACATGAACCACACTTCTCGGATAATTCACCGGGATTTGAAGCCCGCAAATGTCCTCCTGGACGACGAAATGGAAGCCCGAATATCAGATTTCGGTCTTGCCAAAGCAGTACCCGAATATAAAACTCACGTTACGACTTCGAACATAGCCGGAACCGCTGGTTACATCGCCCCGGAGTATCACCAGACTTTCAGGTTCACGGATAAGTGCGATATCTACAGCTTCGGGGTTCTGCTCGGTGGGCTGGTTACAGGAAAATTTCCATCTGATGAATTTTTCCAGCACACAGAGGAGGTTGGTTTGGTGAAATGGATGAGAAATGTGATGACTTCTGAAGACCCAAAGAGGGCGCTCGATCCAAATCTTCTGGGGAATGGGTACGAGGAGCAGATGCTGTTGGTTCTGAAAGTCGCTTGCTTTTGCACACTTGATAATCCCAAAGAAAGGCCTAATAGCAAAGATGCTAGATGCATGTTATCTCAGATCAAGCATTGA